The Streptococcus sp. oral taxon 431 nucleotide sequence CCCCAAAATACCAGCTGCACCGTTTGTAAGGCTTCCACCATTAATAATGAAGATACGAATAATTTCAGCAACACCAAGTGTCGCAACCGCAAGATAATCCCCTTTCAAACGTAGGGTAGGAATTCCAACGACCAAGGCAACCAGACCAGCAATGATAGCACCGAGCAACATAGCTCCAAAGAATGCACCATAGGTTGGAGATTTTGATCCGATAATGGCTGCTGCATAGGCACCAATAGCCATAAATCCAGCATGTCCAAGTGAAAACTGACCAGAGAACCCAACGATAAGGTTAAGACCTACTGCTAGAATAATGTTGATACCGATTTGTTCAATAATCTGAATATGGAAAAGGTTCAAGACTCCTACAGAAACCAATAGGCTAATCAAACCATATCCAAGCAACAAAAGGAATAACCATAGAATATTAACTTTTAAATTTTCTTTCATTGTTTACACCTTCTCTTTCACATTCTTACCGAGGATACCAGCTGGGCGAACAACCAAGATTAAGAGCAAGATTCCATACACGATGGCATCACGGAAATCTGACATTCCGAAGGCGGTAGCAAATGTCTCCAAAAGACCAATAACAAAGCCACCCAGAGCTGCACCAGGGATAATTCCGATACCACCAAGAACGGCAGCCACAAATGATTTAATACCTGGAGTCATTCCCATCAATGGTTCAAGAGAGTTATAGTAAAGTGCAATCAAGACACCCGCTGCACCAGCTAGAGCTGAACCCAATGCAAAGGTGAAACTGATTGTACGGTTCACGTTAATCCCCATCAGCTGAGCAGCATCACTATCTACAGAAACGGCACGCATGGCTTTCCCCATCTTAGTTTTTTGTACGATGAGTTGTAGAAGAACCATCAAAACAAGTGAGACAGTCAAAATCAACAATTGAATATTTGTTAGACTGATTGGTCCCAAATCATAACGCACTGTTTGGATTGCTTGAGGAAAGGCACGTGTATTGGCACCTACCAGATAGACCATCCCATACTCCAGTAAGAAGGATACCCCGATAGCTGTAATCAGTACAGAGATACGAGTTGAATGACGTAATGGACGATAAGCTAGGAACTCAATGATAACACCGAGAATTGCAGTACCGATCATCGATAAGATCAAGGCAACAAAGAAATTTAATTGCAAGGAATTAATCAAGAAATAACCCATGAAAGCACCCATCATATAAATATCACCGTGGGCAAAGTTAATGAGCTTGATAATTCCATAAACCATAGTATAACCTAGGGCTAGCAGCGCATAGACACTCCCCAAGATTAGACCATTGACAAGTTGTTGAAGCATATGGTTCACTCTTTCTAAGTTTTATTTTTTAGGATTTTTATAAAAAAATAATCCTTTCATAAACACTGAAACAGGGAGTGAGTAAAAGCTCATTCCCCATTTCCTGTATCTATAATTATGGTTTTACGACTTCTGCCGCTTCTACTTTACCATTATTCATGGTCATCATGAAGGCTGTTTTCACAGTGTTGTGTTCTGCATCAAAGCTTGTTTGACCTGTAACACCTTCGAAGTTTTGTGTTTTAGCAAGATTGTTCTTGATATCAACTGAAGTTTTTGCCCCTTTTGCTGCATTAGCTACAAGGTAAACTGAGTCATAAGCAAGAGCTGAAAATGTTGAAGGATCTTCGTTGTATTTTGCACGGTAAGCTTCAAGGAAGGCTTTTGCTTTATCTGAAACCTCTACAGTAGTTGAGAATCCTGAGATGAAGTAGATATTTGATGCGCGTTCAGCTGTTGCTTGTTGAACAAACTCTGCACCGTTGAATCCATCACCACCAATGATTGGTTTATCAATTCCCATACCACGAGCTTGGTTTACAATTTTACCAGCTTCTGTGTAGTAACCAGGCAATACGATTGCATCAAAGTCTTTATCTTTGATTTTTGTCAAAGCTGCTTGGAAGTCAGTGTCACCTGATACAAATGTTTCATCTGCTACGATTTCGCCTGAGAATGAATCACGGAATGATTTTGCAATTCCTTTAGCGTAGTCACTTGAGTTATCTGTATATAAGACTACTTTCTTAGCGTTCAACTTGTTTGTAACATAGTTAGAAATGATTTTCCCTTGGAAGCTATCTTGGAATGTTCCGATGAAAAGGAAATCTTGACCTTTTGTCAAACCATCTTGAGTAGCACTTGGAGAAATCAATGGAACTCCAGCTTGTGTAGCATTTGCTACTGCTGCTGCAGTTGCACCTGAAGTTGCAGGTCCTACGATAGCTGCTACTTTAGATTGAGTAACAAGGTTTGTTGAAACTGAAGCAGCTTCAGCAGTTTCAGATTTGTTATCTTTGTCTACTACTTCGATTTGTTTTCCATCGATACCACCTGCTGCGTTAATTTCATCAACTGCAAGTTGGGCACCTTTTTGTTCAGATGTACCGTAAGATGCTACAGCACCAGTTTCTTCAAAGTTGAAACCAATTTTAACGACTTTCTCATCCACTGGGTTACCAGTTGAGTTTGAAGCTCCTGACTTCACTTCTCCACAAGCTGCTAAAACAGCCACACTTGCAAGAGCTACAAGTGACAAGGCAAATTTTTTCTTCATGTTTATCTCCTTTTAATTTCTTAATTTAAATTACATGTTAAGAATATACCGAATTATCAGAAAATTGTCAACACATTTATCTGAATTTTTACATGATAACGTTTTCGTTATTTCTGTAGAGACTACCAACAAAGGGAGTTTCCAATTCTTGGATATGACATCGTCTCACTTTTTTGACAAATTTCTCTTTTCCTAAACGGCTAACCAGTTCTTCCACTTCTTCTGTTGGGACATAAAGTTGCAGATAACGGTGTTTTTTTGAGTGGTAACAAATATCACCATAATTATCGATTTTTTTTGCATCACGATTATAGTATAGGTAGATAATCAGACCAGACCGATTCTCTTTTTGAAACATATTACAACTTCCTTCTAACAATCTTCTTACTATTATATCAAAAAAAGCAAGCTCAGTCGAGCTTGCTTTAGTAGTTTAATTCAAAGAATTATTAGCCATAATTTCGTCAATAAAACCGTAGTCAAGAGTTTCTTGAGCGCTCATCCAGTAATCACGTTCAGCATCTGCATGGATTTGCTCAACTGATTTACCAGAATTATCTGCAAGAATTTGCTCCAAAGTCTTACGAGTTTTAAGCAAGTGTTCAGCAGCAATCGCCATATCTGTTTGCTGTGTACCACCGCCTGTACCACCCATCGGTTGGTGAATCATGTATTCGGCATTTGGAAGCATGAAACGTTTGCCCTTTGCTCCACTTGAAGCGATGATTGTTCCCATTGAAGCAGCCATCCCCATAACAATGGTTTGGACATCTGCCTTGATAAAGTTCATAGTATCAACGATTGCTAAACCAGCTGATACAGAACCACCTGGAGTATTCACATAAAGGTAGATATCTTTTGTACTATCTTGGGCATCCAAGAAAAGCAATTGGGCGATAACTGAGTTTGCCATATTGTCTTCGACTGGTCCAGTCAACATAATGATACGATCTTTTAAAAGACGTGAGTAAATGTCGTATGAACGTTCTCCACGACTTGTTTGTTCAATAACTACAGGAATCATTCATTTCTCCTTCTGATTTCTAAATTTCCTAGTCAAGCGACTTGATACAGGACTATTATATCTTTTTGGTCAAAAAAGGTCAAATTTTTGCTCTATCCTAAAAACAGACACAAAAATTCAACCTCCTTTCTAGACTAAAACTAATGAACAGTTTTAGGGTAAGCTTAGAATTTTACTTAGTTCCGAACAAACGGTCTCCAGCGTCACCAAGACCTGGAACGATATAGCCATGTTCGTTCAAGCGTTCATCCAAAGCTGCTGTAAAGATTTCTACATCTGGGTGAGCTTCTTGAAGAGCTTTTACACCTTCTGGAGCAGATACAAGGCAGACAAATTTGATGTTTGATGCTCCACGTTTTTTGAGGGAATCAACAGCCAAGATTGCAGAACCACCTGTTGCAAGCATAGGGTCAACCACAAAAATTTGACGTTGGTCGATATCTTCAGGTAATTTAACCAAGTATTCTACTGGTTGAAGAGTTTCTTCGTCACGGTACATACCAATATGTCCAACTTTGGCTGCTGGAACCAAGCTCAACAGCCCATCGACCATCCCGATACCCGCACGCAAGATTGGAACAATTGCCAATTTTTTACCAGCCAATTGTTTTTGGACTGTTTTTGTGATAGGTGTTTCGATTTCAACGTCTTCAAGCGGAAGATCACGAAGCACTTCATATCCCATCAACATAGCAATTTCATCTACTAACTCACGAAAAGCTTTTGTAGAAGTGTCTGTGCGACGCAAGATTGACAATTTGTGTTGAATGAGTGGATGATTAATGACTTCAAGTTTTCCCATTTTCTGAATTCCTTCTTTCAATTTATTCTTCTTATTATATCAAAAAATGGTTTAAAAATCCTTCTAAACCATCTATTTTTTTATAATTTCTAAATCAAATCTGCTTCTTGAAGAGCTGCTTGTACTGTCTCTAGCGATAAATGGGTCAACTCGGTACCTTTTTCACGATAGAGATACTGGGCGTAGTCATCCATACGGTATTGATTGATATACACGACACGCTCACAACCTACCTGAAGCAATTGCTTGGTGCAGTTGAGGCATGGAAAATGTGTAACGTAGGCTGTAAATCCTTTTGGAACGCCACGTTCGGCTCCTTGTAGTATAGCATTTACCTCTGCATGAAGAGTGCGCACACAGTGGCCCTCAATCACCAGACAGTCGTGGTCAATACAGTGCTCCGTTCCTGATACAGAACCATTGTATCCTGTTGAAATCACCTTATTATCCTTGACTAAAACAGCTCCTACCTTAGCGCGTTTACAGGTTGAACGATTGGCAATTAATAGAGCTTGAGCAGCAAAATACTCATCCCAAGCCAGTCTTTTTTCTGTCATATCTTCTCTCCTCTTGGTTTATTTTTTGAAAAATGGTAGGCGTAAATCTGCAATTTTTTCAGCAGGAACCTTCATTCCATCCTTAATCCATTTAAGCAAAACTGATACGATGGCAGAACTCCAAAAAGAATGCAAGTAAGAGCTGACTCCTTTTGATTTTCCATAGTATTTTTCTAAAAATTCTTGCATGGCTTGCACAAAGATTTTTTCCAAGTGGTAGTCCAAGGCAAGCTGAATAACCTTCGCCTCTTTCTTGGCTTCTCTAAAGAGGCGAACCCAAACCAGATAGAGGTCCGTTTTAACATCGTAATGACTCAATTGCTCCATAATGTTATGGACGCTTCGTTTAAAGACACTTTCTAAAATCTCTTCTTTGGAGTCATAGTTTCGATAAAAGGCCGCACGGGAAACACCAGCTCGTTTTACCAATTCGGAAATGCTAATCTTTGTTAATTCCTTTTTCTCCAAAAGTTGTAAGAGAGCTGTTTCGATAGCTTCTCTGGTCAGTAAATTGGATTCTTGATTGGATTTTCTGAGATTTTCAAGCGAATTTTCAGAAATTCTTCGTTCGGCCATAACACTTCCTTTCTACTTGTGACAACAGAGTGACGAGACTTTTGTTTTAAGATTTTTCATGATATAATTGTAAAAAAAGACAGAACCTTTGTCAATGTATAAGTGACAAAGATGGAGAATTTCTATGACTTGGAAGATTGTGGCAGATTCTGGTTGTGATTATCATCAACTGGCAAATCCAGCAATTGATACTGAATTCATCAGTGTTCCTTTAACCATTCAAGTGGCTGATCAAGTCTTTATTGATGATGCTAGTCTTGATATTGACAAAATGATGGAAACCATGTATGCAACTTCTGAAGCTTCAAAATCAGCTTGTCCTAGTCCTGATGATTACTTGCGAGCATTTGAAGGGGCAAAACATATTTTTGTAGTGACCATTACCGGAACTCTTTCTGGTAGTCAAAACAGCGCTCAATTAGCTAAGAATCTCTATCTCGAAGAACATCCTGATACTCAGATTCATGTTATTGACAGCTTGTCTGCTGGTGGGGAAGTTGATCTAATCGTTGAGAAAATCAATGATTTGATTGACCAAGGACTTTCTTTTGAAGAAGTGGTTAATGCTATTACTGCTTACCAAGAAAAAACTAAGTTATTGTTCGTTCTCGCTAAGGTTGATAATCTGGTTAAGAATGGTCGCTTGAGTAAACTGATCGGTACAGTTGTTGGGCTCCTCAATATTCGTATGGTTGGAGAAGCAAGTGAAACTGGAACCTTGGAACTCCTCCAAAAGGCTCGTGGTGCTAAAAAATCTCTTCAAGCTGCCTATGAAGAGTTAATCAAGGCTGGCTACGCTGGTGGGCGTATCGTCATGGCTCACCGCAGTAATGATAAATTCTGCCAACAGCTCTCAGAACTCTTGCGTGAAAAATTCCCACAAGCTGATATTAAGGTTCTCCCAACTTCTGGCCTCTGCAGTTTTTATGCAGAAGAGGGTGGACTCCTCATGGGATATGAAATTGACTAATTTATATAAGACAGAGGTCGGGATTCAATGTCCCGACCTCAATTTTTATCAGCAGTTATCTTTTCTACTGTAGCTGAGTAGACTTTTGTACTGACAATTTCATCTTGTCAATACATAAGCTTGAAGAAGCCACGGGTTTGATAAAGATTCACGGGACTAGGTACTATCATGCAAAACTTGATCTACCGATTTCTGTCCCTCCGTCTTTTTTATGGTACAATACTCTTATGAAACATTTTGATACTATTGTAATTGGGGGAGGCCCGGCTGGTATGATGGCTACGATTTCAAGTAGCTTTTATGGGCAGAAAACACTACTCATCGAAAAAAATCGAAAACTTGGAAAAAAATTATCTGGAACTGGCGGGGGTCGCTGCAACGTGACCAACAATGGAACTCTAGATGACCTATTAGCTGGCATCCCTGGAAATGGCCGCTTTCTATACAGTGTCTTTTCCCAGTTTGATAACCATGATATCATCAACTTTTTTACTGAAAATGGCGTAAAACTCAAGGTCGAAGACCATGGCCGCGTCTTTCCAGCCAGTGACAAATCTCGGACCATTATCGAAGCACTGGAAAAGAAAATCATGGAGCTAGGTGGGCAGGTTGCCACTCAAACAGAGATTGTTTCGGTTAAAAAGATTGACGACCAGTTTGTCCTTAAGTCTACAGATCAAACCTTCACTTGTGATAAACTCATTGTCACAACAGGTGGAAAATCCTATCCTTCTACTGGCTCTACTGGTTTTGGTCATGAGATTGCTCGCCATTTCAAACACACCATTACCGAGCTTGAGGCTGCTGAAAGTCCATTGTTGACTGATTTCCCACATAAGGCCTTGCAGGGGATTTCCCTAGACGATGTGACCCTAAGCTATGGCAAGCATGTCATCACTCATGACCTGCTCTTTACCCACTTTGGTTTGTCAGGTCCTGCTGCGCTACGCATGTCTAGCTTTGTCAAGGGTGGGGAAATTCTCTCTCTAGATGTCTTGCCACAACTGTCAGAAGGTGATTTAGTTGACTTTTTAGAAGAGAACCGTGAAAAATCCTTGAAAAATGCCTTAAAAGCTATACTCCCTGAACGCTTGGCAGAATTTTTTGTCCAAGGATATCCTGAAAAAGTCAAACAACTAACTGAAGGAGAACGCGACCAACTTCTCCAGACTATCAAGGCACTCAAAATCCCTGTGACAGGAAAAATGTCCTTGGCTAAATCCTTTGTTACCAAAGGAGGTGTTAGTCTCAA carries:
- a CDS encoding NAD(P)/FAD-dependent oxidoreductase — translated: MKHFDTIVIGGGPAGMMATISSSFYGQKTLLIEKNRKLGKKLSGTGGGRCNVTNNGTLDDLLAGIPGNGRFLYSVFSQFDNHDIINFFTENGVKLKVEDHGRVFPASDKSRTIIEALEKKIMELGGQVATQTEIVSVKKIDDQFVLKSTDQTFTCDKLIVTTGGKSYPSTGSTGFGHEIARHFKHTITELEAAESPLLTDFPHKALQGISLDDVTLSYGKHVITHDLLFTHFGLSGPAALRMSSFVKGGEILSLDVLPQLSEGDLVDFLEENREKSLKNALKAILPERLAEFFVQGYPEKVKQLTEGERDQLLQTIKALKIPVTGKMSLAKSFVTKGGVSLKEINPKTLESKLVPGLHFAGEVLDINAHTGGFNITSALCTGWVAGSNLIYK
- a CDS encoding TetR/AcrR family transcriptional regulator gives rise to the protein MAERRISENSLENLRKSNQESNLLTREAIETALLQLLEKKELTKISISELVKRAGVSRAAFYRNYDSKEEILESVFKRSVHNIMEQLSHYDVKTDLYLVWVRLFREAKKEAKVIQLALDYHLEKIFVQAMQEFLEKYYGKSKGVSSYLHSFWSSAIVSVLLKWIKDGMKVPAEKIADLRLPFFKK
- a CDS encoding branched-chain amino acid ABC transporter permease, giving the protein MLQQLVNGLILGSVYALLALGYTMVYGIIKLINFAHGDIYMMGAFMGYFLINSLQLNFFVALILSMIGTAILGVIIEFLAYRPLRHSTRISVLITAIGVSFLLEYGMVYLVGANTRAFPQAIQTVRYDLGPISLTNIQLLILTVSLVLMVLLQLIVQKTKMGKAMRAVSVDSDAAQLMGINVNRTISFTFALGSALAGAAGVLIALYYNSLEPLMGMTPGIKSFVAAVLGGIGIIPGAALGGFVIGLLETFATAFGMSDFRDAIVYGILLLILVVRPAGILGKNVKEKV
- a CDS encoding deoxycytidylate deaminase, with amino-acid sequence MTEKRLAWDEYFAAQALLIANRSTCKRAKVGAVLVKDNKVISTGYNGSVSGTEHCIDHDCLVIEGHCVRTLHAEVNAILQGAERGVPKGFTAYVTHFPCLNCTKQLLQVGCERVVYINQYRMDDYAQYLYREKGTELTHLSLETVQAALQEADLI
- a CDS encoding ABC transporter substrate-binding protein, which encodes MKKKFALSLVALASVAVLAACGEVKSGASNSTGNPVDEKVVKIGFNFEETGAVASYGTSEQKGAQLAVDEINAAGGIDGKQIEVVDKDNKSETAEAASVSTNLVTQSKVAAIVGPATSGATAAAVANATQAGVPLISPSATQDGLTKGQDFLFIGTFQDSFQGKIISNYVTNKLNAKKVVLYTDNSSDYAKGIAKSFRDSFSGEIVADETFVSGDTDFQAALTKIKDKDFDAIVLPGYYTEAGKIVNQARGMGIDKPIIGGDGFNGAEFVQQATAERASNIYFISGFSTTVEVSDKAKAFLEAYRAKYNEDPSTFSALAYDSVYLVANAAKGAKTSVDIKNNLAKTQNFEGVTGQTSFDAEHNTVKTAFMMTMNNGKVEAAEVVKP
- a CDS encoding YlbG family protein, yielding MFQKENRSGLIIYLYYNRDAKKIDNYGDICYHSKKHRYLQLYVPTEEVEELVSRLGKEKFVKKVRRCHIQELETPFVGSLYRNNENVIM
- the clpP gene encoding ATP-dependent Clp protease proteolytic subunit ClpP, yielding MIPVVIEQTSRGERSYDIYSRLLKDRIIMLTGPVEDNMANSVIAQLLFLDAQDSTKDIYLYVNTPGGSVSAGLAIVDTMNFIKADVQTIVMGMAASMGTIIASSGAKGKRFMLPNAEYMIHQPMGGTGGGTQQTDMAIAAEHLLKTRKTLEQILADNSGKSVEQIHADAERDYWMSAQETLDYGFIDEIMANNSLN
- a CDS encoding DegV family protein, with translation MTWKIVADSGCDYHQLANPAIDTEFISVPLTIQVADQVFIDDASLDIDKMMETMYATSEASKSACPSPDDYLRAFEGAKHIFVVTITGTLSGSQNSAQLAKNLYLEEHPDTQIHVIDSLSAGGEVDLIVEKINDLIDQGLSFEEVVNAITAYQEKTKLLFVLAKVDNLVKNGRLSKLIGTVVGLLNIRMVGEASETGTLELLQKARGAKKSLQAAYEELIKAGYAGGRIVMAHRSNDKFCQQLSELLREKFPQADIKVLPTSGLCSFYAEEGGLLMGYEID
- the upp gene encoding uracil phosphoribosyltransferase; this encodes MGKLEVINHPLIQHKLSILRRTDTSTKAFRELVDEIAMLMGYEVLRDLPLEDVEIETPITKTVQKQLAGKKLAIVPILRAGIGMVDGLLSLVPAAKVGHIGMYRDEETLQPVEYLVKLPEDIDQRQIFVVDPMLATGGSAILAVDSLKKRGASNIKFVCLVSAPEGVKALQEAHPDVEIFTAALDERLNEHGYIVPGLGDAGDRLFGTK